ACCTTacccttattttacaaatgaataaactacTGTGCAGAGGCTAAGTTACATGGTAAgaaagtggtggagctgggacctGGAGACCTGGCCTGCTGGCTTCTGTTTGACAGGAAACAGCTCGACGGAGAAAAAAGCTTGATAGGAAACTTGAGAGGTCAGGAAACTTGTCAAGGGGCGCACAGCTGGTAACtgctggagctgggatttgaacccaagactgtctggctccaaagcctgggctcagcctccccgTAGGACTCTCCTTCATTAGACAGGGTGTCTAGGTCTTAGTGCCATTTTAAGCTTGAAGAGCTTCAGAGGTATAAATGCTTCAAACTTACCAAACCCCCttgaaagattaaaattaaaatttcttttgcacGTCTttagctttgtgatttttgaataatcaatttctcattttcatttttggtttcaGTGAGCATTTTCCATCTTTGGGAGGATGGAGACCAAAacttaaagtgaaaaattaattattaaaaaatcacaaaactatgCACACAACATTAcataattaaactttaaaatggtgTTTTTGTAAGTTTATAGGACTTCTGCTTCTGAAGTTATTCAGGCTTAAAACTACTAAGACGTTGGGGAACTGCTGTATATTCATGACTAGAAGTCGCCAATGCGGGTGACTGAGGCTGAGAGGCCGGCTGGCAGGAGCCATTCTCTGGGAGGTGCCCTGTACAGGGGGTCTGGGGAAAACGGGGGCGAACGTGAGCAAGAGGCATTTAACCCCTTTCTGGCCAGCAGTTTCACCCAGTGCTGAATTCTGCTGCCTCCTTGGGGACTGACAAAGCTAAAAATGGTTCTTGGCTAAAAATAGCCAGTCTTGCCACCCTGGTGGGCAGAGCCTCCCCtggctccctccttccctctcagcAATTTGCTGACTtgttgtcccccacccccaaccactgTCTTCCTGCTGCCATAGTAACGAGGAGGCCAgtcacaaatagctgggactggCTTCCTGCCGGGGCGGCCCCAGAGGCTGTCCCTTGCAGACACATGCCCCTTTCACGGCTCCCTCTCAGGGTTGGccagaaggaatttttttttttccgctcCCCGTCCTGGTCCCTCCCATTTCCTGGCTCCTCCTGTCTGAGTCCCAGCCCGGCTTGTGCCCGGGAGTCCAGTCATCAGGCCAGGATTCCAGCGAGCGCGTGTGGCTGCAGCCTGCACCGTTGCTGCCAGCTGCCCAGGACGCGGGGTAGGGGACAGGAGCCAGAGGGGTGTTTCCTGCAGACCATTCTGCGGCCCCAAGGTGGGGGGCCCTACAGAGATGCTCCGAGGCATGTACCTCACTCGCAACGGGAACCTGCAGAGGCGACACACCATGAAGGAGTAGGTGCCCTTGACCCAGCTCTCCCGACCCTGTATTTGCGGGGGGCGAGTGGGCCAGGCTGAGCAATCCTCTTTTCTGCTTCTGCCCCCAGAGCCAAGGACATGAAGAACAAGCTGGGCATCTTCAGACGGCGGAACGAGTCCCCTGGAGCCCCTCCCGCGGGCAAGGCAGACAAAATGATGAAGTCATTCAAGTAGGTCCTCCCTGGCACCCTGGGACCCTTTGGGGACTCACTGTCTCCCCGGGGAGTAGGACTGAGTGCTGGGTTGAGGGGAAGGGGCTTGCCGGCTTGATCCAGCTCTGGGGAGACAGAGGCTCTCACAGACGGAGCCGCGTACCTGGCGAGCAGCTGCCCTCACAGGGAGGGGCTGCCCTAGGGGCCAGGCTAGGTGggatggaggtgggggctggAAGGGACCCTGGCCCCAAGAAAGAGGGTGGGCCTCCTTCCTGGGTGCCCCAGCTGGGCTCAGCTACAGCCTGGGCCCAGGGCAGTAAACAAAGGCCTCCAGGCCCAGCTTCCCCCCAGGTCCCCAAGCCTCTCAGTGCCCTCACTGTGTTTCTTCCCTCACCCCTCAGGCCCACCTCAGAGGAAGCGCTCAAGTGGGGCGAGTCCTTGGAGAAGCTGCTGGTTCACAAATGTAAGTTGCGCTGGCCTGCTCCTTCCCTgcgccctccctccctctccccttcgcCCCCATCCAGACCCTGTGTAGCTGGTGCTAGAGAGGCTGCCTTCCCTTTCCTGGGCCGTCAGGGTGTCCTTGCTGTTGCAGAGAGGCTGAGCCCAAGCCAAGGCCCTTGGTCTGGCCTTTGAGCCAGCTTCTGCCAGCCCCTCCCCATCCATGGGAGTTGGCACTGCCTGCCGGAGGCCCGTGGGACCTGTGTGCTCAGATCCATATTCCCAGAATAAGAATAAACATTTCTAAGTACTGAGGGCTTTCACGGGGAGTAATGTGCCTGCCATCTCATGGACTTGGTCCCATCGGCTCCTCTCATGGCTCCGTGAGACAGAATCGAtagtccccatttcacagatgaagacactgaggcatagagagggaGAGACCCGGCTGAGACCTTGAAAGAGgcagtggcagggctggggctaCATCCCAGGGCTCCTGGCTATCAGAGATGGGCATTGTACTCAGTTCCCAGCACGCCCATATTCAAAGTCCTGTAGGGGTAAGCTGGGGGGTCTTAAGGGTAGGAGAAGCTGACTCTGCCTCTTACCCCAGGATCTGTTCTCCTCACAGACGGGTTAGCAGTGTTCCAAGCCTTCCTTCGCACTGAGTTCAGCGAGGAGAATCTGGAGTTCTGGTTGGCTTGTGAGGACTTCAAGAAGGTCAAGTCACAGT
Above is a window of Papio anubis isolate 15944 chromosome 13, Panubis1.0, whole genome shotgun sequence DNA encoding:
- the RGS3 gene encoding regulator of G-protein signaling 3 isoform X8, whose product is MLRGMYLTRNGNLQRRHTMKEAKDMKNKLGIFRRRNESPGAPPAGKADKMMKSFKPTSEEALKWGESLEKLLVHKYGLAVFQAFLRTEFSEENLEFWLACEDFKKVKSQSKMASKAKKIFAEYIAIQACKEVNLDSYTREHTKDNLQSVTRGCFDLAQKRIFGLMEKDSYPRFLRSDLYLDLINQKKMSPPL